A genomic stretch from Lathyrus oleraceus cultivar Zhongwan6 chromosome 2, CAAS_Psat_ZW6_1.0, whole genome shotgun sequence includes:
- the LOC127120654 gene encoding uncharacterized protein LOC127120654 gives MLLIEMNSSHFTTEFLPRTLNPFSPYNQFSFLKPFNKSPNLKFQSNKRFQVVSFSGNPDPNSGFLVSGENYNVCSTRDVRSYAGRSKKTGGASSSGGRLEGNADFRRRLRRSARAKSKKLAESLFYRLKNPKGRGNYPDNFSEDLLQQIGLGYDRLVRFMDKDDPNLRHPYDWYKYGEYGPYSWRGIVVGEPVSGGITDECVTIISEVKDHEEWEEIEKYDMAADFGEKVKQLDQTKLRYFWVFVRHPKWRVSELPWQQWTLVSEVVLEAGKQRLDKWTLMGRLGNKARSLVGQCAAWMRPDIVYVKRPVFQCRFEPQDNFFNAIIPFLDPSTEQDYLCELQNDDGSVETCTYYGGLCKIVKVNQKAFVDDVVNAYQKLSDEKKSKCLEFLLGHHPVEILHPYTKEWKAKLEEMELGCDAPDEEDDDVVGDNDTEILDWIEDEGSDGEAEFDGDDDDDENDEEEEEEEEEEIDDFDVNEDQNLVTDMEESEDGKFHAMDEDEKDWKEFRKSTNSAEAMENMARKSVELSTKLYKKQMMTAEKAEKETMHDSVDGEETALRGKRAKVGPEEWKYVGLGPWRKKIKKSKLPPDQFLRAAIRPFTYRNLVKEIVLTRHAILDGDIGKKE, from the coding sequence ATGCTCTTGATTGAAATGAATTCAAGCCATTTTACAACTGAGTTCTTACCCAGAACATTGAACCCCTTTTCACCTTACAACCAATTTTCTTTTCTTAAACCTTTCAACAAATCCCCAAACCTAAAATTTCAATCCAACAAACGCTTTCAAGTTGTTTCTTTCTCCGGAAACCCGGATCCGAATAGCGGATTTTTGGTTTCCGGCGAGAATTATAATGTCTGCAGCACTAGAGATGTTCGGTCTTATGCGGGTCGTAGCAAGAAGACGGGTGGCGCATCGTCTTCCGGTGGTAGACTTGAAGGCAATGCGGATTTTCGGAGACGATTGAGGCGGAGTGCTAGGGCGAAAAGTAAGAAGCTTGCTGAGTCTTTGTTCTATCGGTTGAAAAACCCTAAGGGGCGTGGGAATTATCCGGATAATTTCTCTGAGGATTTGCTTCAACAAATTGGGCTTGGATATGATCGACTGGTTCGGTTCATGGATAAGGATGATCCGAATTTACGCCACCCGTATGATTGGTATAAATATGGTGAATATGGGCCGTATTCTTGGCGTGGGATTGTTGTTGGTGAGCCAGTTAGTGGCGGGATTACGGATGAGTGTGTGACGATAATTAGTGAAGTGAAGGATCATGAAGAGTGGGAGGAGATTGAGAAATATGATATGGCTGCTGATTTTGGGGAAAAGGTGAAGCAGTTGGATCAAACGAAATTAAGGTATTTTTGGGTTTTCGTTAGGCATCCGAAGTGGAGAGTTTCGGAACTACCTTGGCAGCAATGGACATTAGTTAGTGAGGTAGTGCTTGAAGCTGGTAAGCAGAGGTTAGATAAGTGGACTTTGATGGGTAGACTCGGGAACAAAGCGAGGTCGTTAGTAGGACAATGTGCAGCGTGGATGAGACCTGATATTGTGTATGTTAAGAGGCCGGTGTTTCAGTGTAGGTTTGAGCCGCAGGATAACTTTTTTAATGCGATAATTCCGTTTCTTGATCCTAGTACCGAACAGGATTACCTTTGCGAGCTGCAAAATGATGATGGCAGTGTTGAGACGTGTACTTATTATGGTGGATTGTGTAAAATTGTGAAGGTGAATCAAAAGGCTTTTGTTGACGATGTGGTGAATGCGTATCAGAAATTGAGTGACGAGAAAAAGTCGAAATGTTTGGAGTTTCTTTTGGGCCATCATCCGGTGGAAATTTTGCATCCGTATACTAAAGAGTGGAAGGCTAAGTTGGAAGAGATGGAGCTTGGTTGTGATGCTCcggatgaagaagatgatgatgttGTTGGTGATAATGATACTGAGATTCTTGATTGGATTGAGGATGAAGGTAGCGACGGAGAAGCTGAATTcgatggtgatgatgatgatgatgagaatgatgaagaagaggaagaggaagaggAGGAGGAGATTGATGATTTTGATGTTAACGAAGACCAAAATCTAGTTACGGACATGGAAGAAAGCGAAGATGGTAAATTTCACGCGATGGACGAAGACGAGAAGGACTGGAAGGAGTTTCGAAAATCAACAAATAGTGCCGAGGCAATGGAAAACATGGCAAGAAAGAGTGTCGAGCTCTCTACAAAGTTATACAAGAAGCAGATGATGACGGCGGAGAAGGCAGAGAAAGAAACAATGCACGATTCAGTAGATGGAGAGGAAACCGCCTTGAGAGGAAAGCGAGCAAAGGTCGGTCCAGAAGAGTGGAAGTATGTTGGGCTCGGTCCGTGGAGAAAAAAGATCAAGAAGAGCAAACTTCCTCCGGACCAATTTCTGCGAGCAGCTATTCGGCCTTTCACTTACAGAAATCTTGTTAAAGAGATTGTTTTAACTAGGCATGCAATTTTGGATGGCGATATTGGTAAGAAAGAGTAA
- the LOC127120657 gene encoding tRNAse Z TRZ4, mitochondrial-like yields the protein MSVVYVCELPEIKGKFDLEKAKALGLRPGPKYRELQLGNSVKSDHQNVMVHPSDVMGPSIPGPIVLVVDCPTESHLEALLSAKSLATYGDQVGNMSKSVACVIHLTPEFVVSCSNYQKWMKTFGSAQHIMAGHEKKNIEVPILKASARIATRLNYLCPQFFPAPGFWSSPNQNCSKPGFLASKIIDELLLEIPEVVEAAQHVSQLWQDSSHTTEDLIPGSDHKMLVEEPWLCEDGMAPTCLENIRRDDLEIVLLGTGSSQPSKYRNVTSIYINLFSKVGLLLDCGEGSLGQLKRRYGVSGADDVVRSLSCIWISRIHADHHTGLARILALRRDLLRGVPHKPVLVVGPRKLERYLDAYQRLEDLDMMFLDCKHTTEASLDDFENDLQKTVNSQDLSNNSAKINASKDDSTLFAKGSRMQSYLKIPGSPVDKDAVYPLLRKLKHVIREAGLNALISFPVVHCPQSYGVVLQAEERTNSIGKVIPGWKIVYSGDTRPCPELIEASRNATVLIHEATFEEGMVEDGT from the coding sequence ATGTCTGTAGTATATGTTTGCGAGCTACCTGAGATTAAGGGAAAGTTTGATCTGGAGAAAGCTAAGGCACTTGGTCTCAGACCTGGGCCAAAGTATCGTGAACTGCAACTTGGAAATTCTGTGAAATCTGATCATCAAAATGTTATGGTTCATCCAAGTGATGTCATGGGTCCTTCTATTCCTGGTCCTATTGTACTTGTTGTAGATTGCCCAACAGAATCTCACTTGGAAGCATTATTGTCTGCAAAATCACTAGCTACTTATGGTGATCAAGTGGGAAACATGTCAAAGAGTGTTGCATGCGTAATTCACTTAACTCCTGAATTTGTTGTAAGTTGTTCAAATTACCAAAAGTGGATGAAGACATTTGGTTCTGCACAGCATATCATGGCTGGACATGAAAAGAAGAATATAGAGGTCCCGATTTTGAAAGCTAGTGCAAGAATCGCAACACGACTTAATTACTTATGTCCTCAGTTCTTTCCAGCTCCGGGATTTTGGTCTAGCCCAAATCAGAATTGCTCAAAACCTGGCTTTCTTGCTTCAAAGATTATTGATGAGTTGCTGTTAGAGATTCCAGAGGTTGTGGAAGCAGCTCAGCATGTCAGTCAGCTCTGGCAAGATTCCAGTCATACAACGGAGGATTTAATTCCCGGGTCTGATCACAAGATGTTGGTTGAGGAGCCATGGTTGTGTGAAGATGGTATGGCTCCTACTTGCTTGGAAAATATAAGAAGAGATGACTTGGAGATAGTGCTTCTTGGAACTGGTTCATCCCAGCCATCCAAGTATCGGAATGTGACCTCAATATATATAAATCTTTTCTCGAAAGTTGGTTTGCTCTTGGATTGTGGCGAAGGATCCCTAGGACAGCTCAAAAGAAGATATGGTGTAAGTGGTGCTGATGATGTTGTGAGGTCTTTAAGCTGCATTTGGATTTCTCGTATTCACGCCGATCACCACACTGGGTTGGCTAGGATTCTTGCTCTCCGCCGTGATTTGCTGAGAGGAGTTCCTCACAAACCGGTGCTTGTTGTAGGACCAAGGAAACTCGAGAGATATTTAGATGCATACCAAAGACTAGAAGATCTAGATATGATGTTTCTTGACTGCAAGCATACCACAGAAGCGTCATTGGATGATTTTGAGAATGACTTGCAAAAAACAGTTAATTCTCAGGATCTGAGCAATAACAGTGCGAAAATAAATGCATCCAAAGATGATTCAACTTTATTTGCTAAAGGGTCTCGTATGCAAAGCTACTTGAAAATACCAGGTAGTCCTGTTGACAAAGATGCAGTTTACCCCCTCCTAAGGAAATTGAAGCATGTAATCCGAGAAGCCGGTCTCAATGCCTTGATTAGTTTTCCTGTTGTACATTGCCCACAGTCATATGGTGTTGTTCTACAAGCAGAAGAGAGGACTAATAGTATTGGAAAAGTGATACCTGGTTGGAAGATTGTATACTCTGGTGACACCAGGCCCTGTCCAGAGCTGATAGAAGCATCTCGAAATGCAACTGTTCTTATACACGAGGCAACTTTTGAGGAGGGTATGGTAGAGGATGGCACTTGA